A section of the Prochlorococcus marinus XMU1402 genome encodes:
- a CDS encoding TM0106 family RecB-like putative nuclease, which yields MKRKKITPSQLSLFSRSPVVGAWWNELRVQGLFKDRLPERNELENQLLKDGIRHEELLIANLKKKGYRIAELGGKQTEIDYQSSIDAMAEGYDFIWQASLNNKEMRGTADLLEKIKGSSPFGDWTYQPIECKLSSKTKTTFLVQACCYCELLTPIIGSKPNNFKLYLGGENFKEFQTDKFWYWYLHLRDRFRDFQNHFDPDKEPTDIPGDHGDWTAFIDERLAKSRDLMMVAKMRQTQRLKLKEAGINSIDDLALLKDGSKVKGLRTEILNDLKQQAQLQVSPKGTDGRPNYILKKIEKDKGLMLLTKPDEGDIWFDLEGIQDPVLGSKLEYLIGICFKEKDSIRTTYKSWWAHNALEEKKAFEGWVDWVEKRLEKYPNLKIYHYGSYEKSAIRRIAQQYSTKEAVIDKWLRSNLLVDLLPIVTSTIILGEDSYSIKKVEKLYMDKRDADVKTAGDSVVAYRIWANSGEPEIPGKSPTGSPRLQIIEDYNREDCESTERLQNWLINLKKAEGLTFESHEEEKEDELSQEIKPLESLSQKLLDELPEEYKTLKSKELNDETFWENKTGKRGLSFRAQLLLSHLLAFHHRENKIDWWNYFERKEIARLDSDELLEDSEVIEDAIWQKCEEKKSARTSAYYHSFKFNPEQQLKLYCDNNSRLTLEIASTNLRIDAVAIDNDNGEITLKYPKNKLEKRIEEGESEGIPKSSCTLIKRPVDISKPLRDRLEKQANSWIDGNKKLPAALSNFLECNSVKGLVDLNQKIYKNGTDIPKSLAEFLEKESGITLAIQGPPGTGKSSVTAKLVTELLKLDKNIAISSNSNQAINNLLIKTKIVCQDQDLEIEIIKATSNKKDQELSEKDILLLSPKSLTLKERVVGGTTWVFSREEMKKAFDFLIIDEAGQMSLANLLVMAQCAKTIILVGDQQQLSQPTKADHPGESGKSCLEYLIKDANVVPKDKGIFLNTSWRMEPSLTNIVSELFYDQKLIGCQSNKINSIKWGKPLSCKSEDSYPNKGIIFKKIEHYGCSVKSFEEINLIEQIIDSLLGGSFEYAQFDKNITGEIKAKHILVTAPYNVQVNLLEQRLKGKARVGTVDRFQGQEAPIAIHSLTASSGDNAPRGIDFLLEPNRLNVAISRAQCLSIIVGSPNLATGLINTVDEAEKVNRLCRLMMLD from the coding sequence ATGAAAAGAAAAAAAATAACACCTTCGCAACTTTCACTTTTCAGCAGGAGTCCGGTGGTTGGTGCTTGGTGGAATGAGTTAAGGGTGCAAGGACTTTTTAAAGATAGACTCCCGGAAAGAAATGAGCTCGAAAATCAACTTTTAAAAGATGGTATACGACATGAAGAATTACTGATTGCAAATCTGAAAAAGAAAGGTTACAGAATTGCTGAACTTGGGGGCAAACAAACTGAAATTGACTATCAATCATCAATAGACGCGATGGCGGAAGGCTACGACTTTATATGGCAAGCATCTCTAAATAATAAAGAGATGAGAGGAACTGCAGATTTATTAGAAAAGATAAAAGGATCTTCACCTTTTGGTGACTGGACATATCAGCCAATTGAATGCAAACTTTCCTCTAAGACAAAAACAACATTTCTAGTGCAAGCATGTTGTTACTGTGAATTACTAACCCCAATAATTGGGAGCAAACCAAACAATTTTAAACTTTATTTGGGAGGAGAAAATTTCAAGGAATTTCAAACTGATAAATTTTGGTATTGGTATTTGCATTTAAGGGATCGTTTTAGAGATTTCCAAAATCATTTTGATCCTGACAAAGAACCTACTGACATTCCCGGAGATCATGGCGATTGGACAGCCTTTATTGATGAGAGACTTGCTAAATCACGAGATTTGATGATGGTGGCAAAAATGCGCCAAACTCAGCGTCTGAAACTTAAAGAAGCAGGTATTAATAGCATTGATGATTTAGCACTATTAAAAGATGGTTCAAAAGTAAAAGGATTAAGAACAGAAATATTGAATGATCTAAAACAACAAGCTCAATTACAAGTTTCTCCAAAGGGTACGGATGGAAGACCAAATTATATTTTAAAAAAAATCGAAAAAGATAAAGGATTGATGCTATTAACTAAACCTGATGAAGGTGACATATGGTTTGATTTGGAGGGTATTCAGGATCCGGTTCTTGGAAGCAAACTGGAATATCTTATTGGGATTTGTTTTAAAGAAAAAGATAGTATTCGAACTACTTATAAATCATGGTGGGCTCATAATGCCCTAGAAGAAAAAAAAGCTTTTGAAGGTTGGGTTGATTGGGTTGAAAAAAGGTTAGAAAAATATCCAAATTTAAAAATTTACCATTACGGTAGTTATGAAAAAAGTGCCATCAGACGAATAGCTCAGCAATACTCAACTAAAGAGGCGGTAATAGATAAATGGCTCCGCTCAAATTTATTAGTTGATCTTTTACCTATTGTGACCAGTACAATTATTTTAGGAGAAGATAGTTATTCAATAAAAAAAGTTGAGAAGCTTTATATGGATAAACGTGATGCAGATGTCAAAACGGCAGGCGATTCAGTGGTGGCATATAGGATATGGGCGAACTCCGGTGAACCAGAAATTCCAGGCAAATCTCCAACAGGCAGTCCAAGGCTTCAGATAATTGAAGACTACAATAGAGAAGATTGTGAATCTACTGAACGTCTCCAGAATTGGCTTATTAATCTTAAGAAAGCGGAAGGTCTAACTTTTGAATCTCATGAAGAGGAGAAAGAAGATGAACTATCTCAAGAAATCAAGCCACTGGAATCTTTATCGCAAAAGTTATTGGACGAGTTACCTGAAGAATATAAAACACTGAAATCAAAAGAATTAAATGATGAAACTTTTTGGGAAAATAAAACAGGTAAAAGAGGATTAAGTTTCCGGGCACAACTTTTATTAAGTCATCTTTTAGCCTTTCATCACAGGGAAAATAAAATAGATTGGTGGAATTATTTTGAACGTAAAGAAATTGCGCGCCTTGACTCTGATGAATTACTAGAAGATAGCGAGGTAATAGAAGATGCTATCTGGCAAAAATGTGAGGAGAAAAAATCTGCAAGAACTAGTGCTTACTATCATTCATTCAAATTCAATCCAGAACAACAACTTAAACTTTACTGTGATAATAATTCGAGGCTAACATTGGAAATTGCCTCAACCAATTTAAGAATTGATGCAGTTGCGATTGATAATGACAATGGTGAAATAACTCTTAAATATCCTAAGAATAAACTAGAAAAAAGAATTGAGGAAGGAGAATCAGAAGGGATTCCAAAATCTTCCTGTACTTTAATTAAAAGACCCGTAGATATTTCAAAACCATTACGAGATCGCCTTGAAAAGCAAGCTAATTCATGGATCGATGGAAATAAAAAATTACCAGCTGCATTAAGTAACTTTTTGGAATGCAATTCTGTAAAAGGTTTGGTTGATTTAAATCAAAAAATCTATAAAAATGGGACTGATATCCCAAAATCTTTAGCTGAATTTTTAGAAAAAGAATCAGGAATAACACTTGCGATACAAGGGCCTCCAGGGACTGGAAAGTCTTCAGTTACGGCGAAATTAGTAACCGAACTTCTAAAACTTGATAAAAACATAGCAATAAGCTCCAATAGTAATCAGGCGATTAATAATTTACTTATAAAGACAAAAATTGTTTGCCAAGATCAAGACCTCGAAATTGAGATCATAAAAGCAACAAGTAATAAAAAAGATCAAGAGCTTTCAGAAAAAGATATTTTGCTCTTATCTCCAAAATCTTTAACGCTTAAAGAAAGAGTCGTTGGCGGAACTACTTGGGTTTTCTCGAGAGAGGAAATGAAAAAAGCTTTTGATTTTCTAATTATTGATGAGGCAGGACAGATGTCCCTTGCGAATCTTCTCGTAATGGCTCAATGTGCAAAAACAATTATTTTAGTAGGGGATCAACAGCAACTTTCACAACCAACTAAAGCTGATCATCCTGGAGAGTCAGGAAAATCCTGTCTTGAATATTTAATTAAAGATGCAAATGTTGTGCCAAAAGATAAGGGTATATTTTTAAATACAAGTTGGCGTATGGAACCTTCATTAACAAATATTGTTTCTGAACTTTTTTATGATCAAAAATTAATAGGCTGTCAATCAAACAAGATTAACTCAATAAAGTGGGGGAAACCGTTATCATGTAAGTCTGAAGATTCTTATCCAAATAAAGGAATTATCTTTAAAAAAATTGAACATTATGGCTGCAGTGTTAAAAGTTTTGAAGAAATAAACTTAATAGAGCAAATAATTGATTCTCTTTTAGGTGGAAGTTTTGAGTATGCACAATTTGATAAAAATATAACTGGTGAAATTAAAGCTAAACATATCTTGGTAACTGCTCCATATAACGTT
- a CDS encoding SIMPL domain-containing protein, whose amino-acid sequence MKIIKRLRSLPGDSLGVIRRTPPLVFAMAVLSLGGFIGASTVLVRGFRTVENTITVTGASTESFESDIAKWSVQVKTSGKTQIDSFTKHKESINKTMEFLKANGIEDSVKQDVYLGPASISEYKTRNPKTNEIIRTEWITYQNIEIESRDVYNIQKTHSQITELLGKGVRVKPSRPEFTYSKLADKRVDMLAKAAKDARIRAEAIALQAGSEVGGLKRVNTGVFQITVPNSTKVSSWGSYDTSTIKKDITAVMGVTFAVK is encoded by the coding sequence ATGAAAATTATTAAGAGACTCAGATCGCTGCCAGGCGATTCACTGGGTGTTATACGCCGCACTCCGCCACTTGTTTTCGCAATGGCTGTCTTATCTCTCGGAGGTTTTATAGGCGCTTCCACAGTCCTTGTGAGAGGGTTCAGAACGGTTGAGAATACTATCACTGTTACCGGTGCAAGTACTGAAAGTTTTGAGAGTGATATCGCGAAATGGTCAGTCCAGGTAAAGACCTCAGGTAAAACTCAGATTGACTCATTTACCAAGCACAAGGAGTCCATTAATAAGACAATGGAATTCCTTAAAGCCAATGGAATTGAGGACAGTGTAAAGCAGGATGTTTATCTTGGCCCTGCGAGTATAAGTGAATATAAAACTAGGAATCCTAAGACTAATGAAATTATTAGAACTGAATGGATTACTTATCAGAATATTGAGATTGAAAGTAGGGATGTTTATAACATCCAGAAGACTCATAGTCAGATAACAGAATTGCTTGGGAAAGGGGTAAGGGTGAAACCAAGCCGTCCTGAATTCACCTATTCAAAGCTGGCCGACAAACGAGTTGACATGCTTGCAAAGGCGGCAAAGGATGCTCGAATCAGGGCTGAAGCTATCGCTCTTCAGGCAGGCTCTGAAGTGGGTGGATTAAAGAGAGTGAATACCGGAGTTTTTCAGATAACTGTTCCGAATTCTACGAAGGTAAGTAGTTGGGGTTCGTATGACACGTCGACTATCAAGAAAGACATCACTGCCGTTATGGGGGTGACTTTCGCGGTTAAGTAG
- a CDS encoding very short patch repair endonuclease, with protein MSSEVMHKVSEQRSRNMSAIKSKNTKPEIAVRKLLHSMGYRFRLHRKDLPGSPDIVLPKYKKVIFVHGCFWHRHENCKYASTPKTRKEFWESKFKANVKRDKEIQEKIKNIGWQSVVIWECELKSKKQIKQKLLALKNYH; from the coding sequence ATGAGTAGTGAAGTAATGCATAAGGTAAGTGAGCAGAGATCAAGGAATATGTCTGCAATTAAATCGAAGAATACAAAGCCTGAAATCGCGGTAAGAAAACTTCTACATTCAATGGGATATAGATTCAGATTACATAGAAAAGATTTACCAGGTTCTCCTGATATCGTTCTGCCAAAATATAAAAAAGTAATTTTTGTGCATGGATGTTTTTGGCATAGGCATGAAAATTGTAAGTATGCTTCTACTCCAAAAACAAGAAAAGAATTCTGGGAAAGTAAATTTAAAGCAAACGTAAAAAGAGATAAAGAAATTCAGGAAAAAATAAAAAACATTGGTTGGCAATCTGTCGTTATTTGGGAATGTGAACTTAAAAGCAAAAAACAAATCAAACAAAAATTGTTAGCACTAAAAAATTATCATTAG
- a CDS encoding AIPR family protein, with translation MELTLEETLNWLSAEVNSFSEMNGSLTEEAFFQVFTDEIIAAGEIDNADRCYFKKLGMRIDGYGSDPIDSDNELNVIVADYSSSETIENVNKLDIENVCKRSGNFISKCLSQDFINEMDVSSPEYGFADMVRLRWKDISKIRIIFITNKSLSIRKTEFHPLPILGIKSEFICWDINRLQQYKNSGKEKEPISIKLEDFGGAISALNATNPNDICESYLCIMPGETLAKIYEKFGNRLLEKNVRVFLQARKKSVNDGIKTTIENEPGMFFCYNNGLTATACNIKKSLTNHGIAIDIIDDFQVVNGGQTTASIFYSSKRDVDISDVKVQMKLTVVEDKKSQEIVPKISEYANSQNKVNKADFFSNHPFHRVFKKLSDLKSAPPAPGSNQITYWFYERVRGEYAEAKQSKSKPERKTFDNIYPRKQLVTKTDLSIVLNSFEGYPDIVSKGAQKSFQHFSVLIREEWDKQGLENKKFNDQYFISSMSKVLIFRIFEKLVSSQEWYEKGGYRRNIVTYSLAKLNMILKQKGLELNFEKIWKNQTINEDLEEILLSIGFEAQNHIENPPEGTIKNRTEYAKKKTCWDLFKKTDLDLPDKFDSFTISKSEGLKIRKEGIKLKKMDNEFSSQMQVINYGGSFWTKVLEFSNQNNLLLKNDWILLRNASSLPKSISKFNDRDWNNLLKLLERARSKGFSK, from the coding sequence ATGGAACTAACGCTTGAAGAAACTTTAAATTGGCTTTCTGCCGAGGTTAATTCATTTTCTGAAATGAATGGATCGTTAACTGAAGAAGCATTTTTTCAGGTTTTTACTGATGAAATAATTGCAGCGGGAGAAATTGATAATGCCGATAGATGTTATTTTAAAAAATTGGGGATGAGGATCGATGGATATGGAAGCGACCCTATTGATTCTGATAATGAGTTGAATGTAATTGTTGCAGATTATTCTTCTTCAGAAACTATCGAAAATGTAAATAAATTAGATATTGAAAATGTTTGCAAAAGATCTGGGAATTTCATATCTAAATGTTTAAGCCAAGATTTCATTAATGAAATGGATGTTTCAAGTCCAGAATATGGATTTGCAGATATGGTTCGCCTTAGATGGAAAGATATCTCAAAAATAAGAATTATATTTATTACAAATAAATCTCTTAGTATAAGGAAAACAGAATTCCACCCATTACCTATTCTTGGAATCAAATCAGAATTTATTTGTTGGGATATTAATAGATTACAACAATATAAAAATTCAGGAAAAGAGAAAGAACCTATATCCATAAAACTTGAAGATTTTGGAGGAGCTATATCTGCATTGAATGCGACTAATCCAAATGATATTTGTGAAAGTTATTTATGCATCATGCCTGGTGAAACTCTCGCAAAGATTTATGAGAAATTTGGGAATAGATTACTCGAAAAAAATGTACGTGTTTTTCTGCAAGCCAGGAAAAAAAGTGTAAATGATGGTATTAAAACAACTATAGAAAATGAGCCTGGTATGTTTTTTTGCTATAACAACGGACTTACAGCAACTGCCTGCAATATAAAAAAGTCGCTTACAAATCACGGTATTGCAATAGACATAATTGATGATTTTCAAGTTGTGAATGGTGGTCAAACTACTGCATCAATTTTTTATAGTTCCAAAAGAGATGTTGATATATCAGATGTCAAAGTTCAGATGAAACTAACCGTAGTTGAAGATAAAAAATCTCAAGAAATTGTTCCTAAAATCTCAGAATATGCTAATAGCCAAAATAAAGTTAATAAAGCTGATTTCTTTTCAAATCATCCATTTCATAGGGTATTTAAAAAATTATCTGATTTAAAAAGTGCTCCTCCTGCTCCAGGTAGTAATCAAATAACTTATTGGTTCTATGAGAGAGTAAGGGGTGAATATGCTGAAGCAAAGCAATCAAAATCCAAGCCTGAGAGGAAAACATTCGATAATATTTATCCCAGAAAACAACTAGTTACAAAGACAGATCTTTCAATCGTTCTTAATAGCTTTGAGGGTTATCCAGATATAGTTAGTAAAGGTGCACAGAAAAGTTTTCAACATTTTTCTGTCTTAATTCGAGAAGAGTGGGATAAACAAGGACTAGAGAATAAAAAGTTTAATGATCAATACTTTATTAGTTCAATGAGCAAGGTTTTGATTTTCAGAATTTTTGAAAAATTAGTTTCATCTCAAGAATGGTATGAAAAGGGTGGATATAGAAGAAATATCGTAACTTACTCTCTCGCAAAATTGAATATGATTCTTAAACAAAAAGGTTTAGAACTTAATTTTGAAAAAATATGGAAAAATCAAACTATTAATGAAGATTTAGAGGAAATCTTATTATCAATCGGTTTTGAGGCACAGAATCATATTGAAAACCCACCCGAAGGGACTATTAAAAATAGAACAGAATATGCAAAGAAAAAGACCTGTTGGGACCTTTTCAAAAAAACTGATTTAGATCTACCAGATAAATTTGATAGCTTCACAATTAGTAAATCTGAAGGTTTAAAAATTAGAAAAGAAGGAATAAAACTAAAGAAAATGGATAATGAATTTTCAAGTCAAATGCAGGTAATAAACTATGGTGGGAGCTTTTGGACCAAAGTTTTAGAATTTAGTAATCAAAATAATTTGTTATTAAAAAATGACTGGATCTTGTTAAGGAATGCAAGTTCCCTACCTAAAAGCATTTCAAAATTCAATGATAGAGATTGGAATAATCTCTTAAAATTATTAGAGAGAGCCAGAAGCAAAGGATTTAGTAAATAA
- a CDS encoding PD-(D/E)XK motif protein: protein MTDPWARIKPNKRFPYSENENLNHDFYWYVEQKNNNPCILFKIKNESTNLPLKNKFPKINYINFYPINQDFKFLCVELLDKNYKDLFYVYAQDIISSSIVEKNEKVALNIFIKKAWRWQYLLQKGREKKLRDEKQKGLIGELLFLNDYLIPYFGEKTSVDNWFGPLKSSKDFEFPTFQVEVKTKRANAKPTIKISSENQLDIIPKTRLFIAVFGIVKSENEKAESLNDWCNKIGGLLLESNDPSSMDVFTNKLIEVGYNDQQDYSDERWEIDEICFYEVDDTFPTITSRKIPSALTDISYSIFMNQIDKYEISKENLLSFLNGTNA from the coding sequence ATGACTGATCCTTGGGCCAGAATAAAACCAAATAAGAGATTTCCTTATTCAGAAAATGAAAATTTAAATCATGATTTTTATTGGTATGTAGAACAAAAAAATAATAACCCTTGTATACTTTTTAAAATCAAAAATGAAAGCACAAATCTTCCTTTAAAAAATAAATTTCCTAAGATCAACTACATCAACTTTTATCCAATTAATCAGGACTTTAAATTTCTTTGTGTAGAGCTTTTAGACAAGAACTATAAAGATCTATTTTACGTATACGCACAAGATATAATTTCTTCTTCTATAGTTGAAAAAAACGAAAAAGTTGCTTTAAATATTTTTATAAAAAAAGCTTGGCGTTGGCAATATCTTCTTCAAAAAGGGAGAGAGAAAAAATTAAGAGATGAGAAACAAAAAGGTCTAATCGGAGAATTACTTTTTCTTAATGATTACCTTATACCGTATTTTGGAGAAAAAACTTCAGTAGACAATTGGTTTGGACCCTTAAAATCATCAAAGGATTTTGAGTTTCCTACATTTCAAGTAGAAGTAAAAACAAAGAGAGCAAATGCAAAGCCTACAATTAAAATATCTTCTGAGAATCAACTTGATATTATACCAAAAACTAGATTATTTATTGCTGTTTTCGGGATAGTAAAGTCAGAAAATGAAAAGGCTGAATCATTAAATGATTGGTGTAATAAAATAGGAGGTTTATTACTTGAATCAAATGATCCTTCATCTATGGATGTGTTTACAAATAAATTGATAGAAGTTGGATATAATGATCAACAAGACTACAGTGATGAGAGATGGGAAATTGATGAAATATGTTTTTATGAAGTAGATGATACATTTCCTACAATCACAAGCCGTAAAATTCCATCAGCTCTTACAGATATAAGTTATTCGATTTTTATGAACCAAATAGACAAATATGAAATTTCAAAGGAAAACCTTTTATCATTTTTAAATGGAACTAACGCTTGA
- a CDS encoding Z1 domain-containing protein → MSSLGSFENLLDMSLVLVRNEGDCKERQIEEIVYKLADSPIFENLDINEIKKVIKKVQNIEGISMEEASCIKGDDPNFIEWLTPERIEESFQNDIQYSEDYLKYLKAEENFPGKVVSRIDQATKKILGLCGDPANNNFWERRGMVVGSVQSGKTANYISLINKAADFGYKVIIVITGIHENLRDQTQKRVNEGFIGGDRDLKTARFKKVGVGRNTGRRVFPRPFSSRSYDFDIAAARRNPIIIDESETKPLIFVIKKNTSILQRLISFFEGSPAVDISNKINLPLLIIDDEADNASINTKYKRGEVTKINSQIRKIINIFSRSSYVGYTATPFANIFIDPDSEELIFSYKRSKENNEHEYVQENLKSKDLFPRDFIVGLEPPDNYFGPKKIFSETSTIKSTVIKHITDSENYIPLDPKIHKRDLDPEIPPSLREAIICFFIQDAIKNIRGIWLKNDSSMMVNVSRFTQVQNLLKIKIEDEVKDIKKKIRSYIGLKGNARKIEFLDYEEIFNKYFQNVNLGWNSILNSLKKTYPRIDVKVINQRSKERLEYKDKERKFSPKSYIVIGGFSLSRGLTLNGLTNSYILRNTLMYDTLLQMGRWFGYRPEYDDICRIWMTEDMKEDYEHVTSSVLELMRDLKELEQSGRPPIEFGLKVKSHPDSLLITARNKAGKAEKVKTILDFSGKVIETFAVPNNKKKLSSNFENATSLIKNSLNNITEEIEFIKSPDKGYLIKDIDCSLIRKFIVNFEANSYSKQLINPGPLDTYINKRENRELKNWDIFIPSPGENRKNINVNGLKINTIRRKLRGNEPYEEFKLTDNNKVASSKVAQVGLSQSKIEELIDYAKPEDKKNPKIFNCYGRKPLLVLHFIDLMDSSESYDVGLPKEMTISAYSIIFPVSEIEEQVEEYWANDIWFRQLSLVELDDPDSEENLEEEYYD, encoded by the coding sequence ATGAGTTCTCTAGGATCATTTGAAAACTTATTAGATATGTCTCTTGTTTTAGTAAGAAACGAAGGAGACTGTAAAGAGAGGCAGATCGAAGAAATAGTTTATAAATTAGCGGACTCTCCCATATTTGAAAATTTAGATATTAATGAAATAAAAAAGGTAATAAAAAAAGTACAAAATATTGAAGGGATTTCAATGGAAGAGGCCTCATGCATTAAGGGAGATGATCCTAATTTTATTGAATGGTTAACTCCTGAAAGAATCGAAGAAAGTTTTCAAAATGATATTCAATATTCAGAGGATTATTTAAAATATTTAAAAGCTGAAGAAAACTTTCCTGGTAAGGTAGTTTCAAGAATTGATCAGGCAACTAAAAAGATATTAGGTCTTTGTGGAGATCCTGCTAATAATAATTTTTGGGAGAGGAGAGGTATGGTTGTAGGCTCAGTTCAAAGTGGCAAGACCGCTAATTATATAAGTCTTATAAATAAAGCTGCTGATTTTGGTTATAAAGTAATTATCGTTATCACTGGGATTCATGAAAACCTAAGAGATCAAACACAAAAAAGGGTGAATGAAGGTTTTATTGGAGGTGATAGAGACTTAAAAACAGCGAGGTTTAAAAAAGTTGGCGTTGGGCGTAATACTGGTAGGCGTGTATTCCCTAGACCATTTTCTTCTAGAAGTTACGATTTCGATATTGCTGCAGCCAGAAGAAATCCAATAATAATTGATGAAAGTGAGACAAAGCCTTTAATATTTGTGATCAAAAAAAATACAAGTATTCTTCAAAGACTTATTTCTTTTTTTGAAGGATCTCCCGCTGTGGATATTTCGAATAAAATAAATCTCCCACTTCTTATTATTGATGATGAAGCAGATAACGCGTCTATAAATACTAAATATAAAAGAGGGGAAGTAACCAAGATAAACAGTCAAATAAGAAAGATTATTAATATTTTTTCTCGGTCAAGTTATGTTGGATATACAGCAACTCCATTTGCAAATATCTTTATAGATCCTGATTCAGAAGAGTTAATTTTTTCATATAAAAGATCTAAAGAAAATAATGAGCATGAATACGTTCAAGAAAATCTTAAATCTAAGGATTTATTTCCAAGAGATTTTATTGTAGGTCTAGAGCCTCCAGATAATTATTTTGGTCCAAAAAAAATATTTTCTGAAACAAGCACAATTAAAAGTACCGTAATCAAGCATATTACTGATAGTGAAAACTATATTCCCTTAGATCCTAAAATTCATAAAAGAGATCTTGACCCTGAAATTCCACCAAGTCTAAGAGAAGCAATAATTTGTTTTTTCATACAAGATGCAATAAAAAATATTAGAGGAATTTGGTTAAAAAATGATAGCAGTATGATGGTTAATGTAAGTAGATTTACACAAGTTCAAAATTTATTAAAAATTAAAATTGAAGATGAGGTTAAAGATATCAAAAAGAAAATAAGATCTTACATAGGCTTAAAAGGTAATGCCCGAAAAATCGAATTTTTAGACTATGAAGAAATTTTTAATAAGTATTTTCAAAATGTAAATTTGGGATGGAATTCTATCCTAAATTCTCTCAAAAAAACCTACCCAAGAATTGATGTAAAAGTAATAAATCAACGTTCAAAAGAAAGACTTGAATATAAGGATAAAGAAAGAAAATTTTCTCCAAAATCATATATAGTTATTGGCGGATTTTCACTCTCAAGGGGTTTAACTTTAAATGGATTAACTAACTCTTATATTCTTAGAAATACCTTGATGTATGATACGCTTTTACAAATGGGGAGATGGTTTGGATATAGGCCAGAATATGATGACATTTGTAGAATTTGGATGACTGAAGATATGAAAGAAGACTACGAACATGTAACATCCTCAGTTCTAGAATTAATGAGGGATTTGAAAGAGCTAGAACAATCTGGAAGACCTCCTATTGAATTTGGTTTAAAGGTAAAAAGCCATCCAGACTCTCTCTTAATTACTGCAAGAAATAAAGCTGGTAAAGCAGAAAAAGTTAAAACAATTTTAGATTTTAGCGGAAAAGTTATTGAAACTTTTGCCGTTCCAAACAATAAGAAAAAATTATCTTCTAATTTTGAAAACGCTACTTCCTTGATAAAAAATTCTTTGAACAATATTACAGAGGAAATAGAATTTATAAAATCTCCTGATAAGGGTTATTTAATTAAAGATATTGATTGTTCTCTTATTAGAAAATTCATTGTTAATTTTGAAGCGAACTCTTATTCAAAGCAATTAATTAATCCTGGCCCCTTAGATACTTATATAAATAAGAGAGAGAATAGAGAATTAAAAAATTGGGATATTTTTATCCCATCTCCAGGGGAGAATAGGAAAAATATTAATGTAAATGGCTTAAAAATTAATACAATAAGAAGAAAATTAAGAGGTAATGAACCATACGAAGAATTTAAATTGACAGATAATAATAAAGTAGCTTCAAGCAAAGTTGCACAGGTAGGATTATCCCAATCAAAAATTGAAGAGTTAATAGATTATGCCAAGCCTGAAGATAAGAAAAACCCAAAAATATTCAACTGCTATGGAAGAAAACCTCTACTGGTTCTCCATTTTATCGATCTAATGGACTCGTCAGAATCATATGATGTAGGTCTCCCAAAAGAAATGACTATTTCTGCTTACTCAATAATATTTCCAGTAAGTGAGATTGAAGAACAGGTCGAAGAATATTGGGCCAATGATATTTGGTTTAGACAATTATCTTTAGTAGAATTAGATGACCCTGATTCAGAGGAAAACCTAGAAGAGGAATACTATGACTGA